A DNA window from Ipomoea triloba cultivar NCNSP0323 chromosome 10, ASM357664v1 contains the following coding sequences:
- the LOC116032581 gene encoding thaumatin-like protein 1b gives MGRLLAVACLSLLLSTSSLFSEVQSTTFKIVNKCRQTVWPGILTGANRAILYPTGFKLNSGKSKTLSVPRSWSGRVWGRTLCSNDSSGKFSCVTGDCGSGKVQCAGSGAIPPATLAEFTLNGDQGLDFYDVSLVDGYNLPMLIVAKGGKRGGCASTGCLVDLNAACPSDLKVARGNGSDSEGVACKSACLAFNQPIYCCSDAYATPDTCHPSTYSLFFKHACPRSYSYAYDDHTSTFTCDGADYLIMFCPPPYTSQKVLSARKQAADLPLVNETMLYLGRRHRSG, from the exons ATGGGTCGTCTCCTCGCCGTCGCCTGTCTTTCTCTTCTCCTCTCTACGAGCTCGCTCTTCTCTG AAGTGCAGTCAACCACGTTCAAGATAGTGAACAAGTGCCGGCAAACAGTGTGGCCTGGAATTCTAACGGGCGCCAACCGTGCAATATTATACCCCACAGGATTTAAGCTCAACAGCGGCAAATCCAAAACTCTTTCAGTGCCCAGATCGTGGTCGGGTCGGGTATGGGGCCGAACCCTCTGTTCTAATGATTCTTCGGGTAAGTTCAGCTGCGTCACCGGCGATTGCGGCTCCGGGAAGGTACAGTGTGCCGGTAGTGGGGCTATACCCCCAGCCACCTTGGCTGAGTTCACTCTTAATGGTGACCAGGGCCTCGACTTCTATGACGTCAGCCTCGTGGACGGCTACAACCTCCCGATGCTGATTGTGGCCAAGGGCGGCAAGAGAGGAGGCTGCGCCTCCACCGGTTGCTTAGTGGACTTGAACGCTGCGTGCCCTTCGGACTTGAAAGTGGCGCGTGGCAACGGGAGTGACAGCGAGGGTGTGGCCTGTAAAAGCGCGTGCTTGGCATTCAACCAGCCCATCTACTGCTGCAGCGATGCGTACGCGACGCCGGACACTTGTCACCCCTCCACCTACTCGCTCTTCTTCAAGCATGCCTGCCCGCGATCTTACAGCTATGCCTACGACGACCACACCAGCACCTTCACCTGCGATGGCGCTGATTACTTGATCATGTTCTGTCCGCCACCTTATACCAG CCAGAAAGTGCTGTCAGCACGGAAGCAGGCAGCTGACTTGCCATTAGTTAATGAAACTATGTTGTACCTTGGAAGGCGCCATAGAAGTG